One segment of Lytechinus pictus isolate F3 Inbred chromosome 13, Lp3.0, whole genome shotgun sequence DNA contains the following:
- the LOC129275206 gene encoding uncharacterized protein LOC129275206, with protein MRIVETSNQETVDALQNSKVMRPEKMAHGAYDDVFGGEEEDNVSLQIKEFGCHLEWKELQKIDGLTLKINQGVLAGESWDYNERPTYFTAVRNLQGFIEYKLGDEDKAGDFFQTVLDHDPVNINALANMVHMLIGQHRIRDSRPFEARLRTIFLQCGDNTGCCQGYSQRARAYADRAHAIRYFEQNKRCFRYMAYVERAATLGRYCQQTPDKAEWFFDHALALYRRDVQMIYLRKVLGENVSDVLQRKIKSGYEKAIRLFYDTIQISHSKSVLSLSWVFIGILLNQDPDIRTLARIFPRDNALRHMSADDCYQKGLSIDNTNEITTRRVGAEYAKLKRYSKAKCLLDRSLERLKSWFGHRYRGVLYLSMYEDQQLTDGEILTQFGITSRTDLLLKAKADFESAQQERNVHADFSDLGRVHYLLGEKRQAIAKFKRACDSEQDDYFDVLETYSRWAQCIGEEQVEDMADLRRIAENHRQKLIATPLDTNGDSFSDDFEHYSRSTIHGHVRLLTPTDFWVASATGRTRHNPMPYRGPTPVGQYKYDFFLSFNEGDRIWCLALLSKLETEYKLRGCIEQRDFVVGAEQIDNIRTFLRDSHRCIIVLSQHYVQHDDSKAVLREAFRVAFKRDGPYVLPIVLTDCETDKLDSRVQEVQSIHCNLGQIPNNHWLNLVSSLRQGKDLAVDGSGILVLISLLSLMWSEFPLD; from the coding sequence ATGCGGATTGTCGAAACATCAAACCAAGAGACAGTCGACGCTCTTCAGAATAGCAAGGTAATGCGTCCTGAGAAGATGGCACATGGGGCTTATGACGACGTTTTCGGGGGTGAGGAGGAGGATAATGTATCGCTTCAGATCAAGGAGTTCGGATGCCATCTAGAGTGGAAAGAGTTGCAGAAGATTGATGGATTGACACTGAAGATTAACCAGGGTGTTCTTGCCGGTGAGTCATGGGACTACAATGAACGTCCTACGTACTTCACCGCCGTCCGAAATCTGCAAGGGTTCATCGAGTACAAACTTGGAGACGAAGATAAGGCGGGCGATTTCTTCCAAACCGTGCTCGACCACGACCCCGTCAACATCAATGCTCTTGCCAATATGGTCCACATGTTGATCGGGCAGCACCGGATCAGAGACAGTCGACCATTTGAAGCGAGGTTACGCACCATCTTTCTTCAATGTGGGGACAACACTGGATGCTGCCAAGGATATTCCCAACGAGCAAGGGCTTACGCGGATCGCGCACACGCGATCCGTTACTTCGAACAAAACAAACGGTGTTTCAGGTATATGGCATACGTGGAACGAGCGGCAACACTGGGGAGATACTGTCAACAAACACCTGACAAAGCAGAATGGTTCTTTGATCATGCTCTTGCGCTCTACAGGAGAGATGTTCAAATGATTTACCTTCGAAAGGTATTGGGTGAAAACGTCTCTGACGTCCTTCAAAGGAAGATCAAATCAGGGTATGAAAAGGCGATTCGGTTATTCTATGACACCATACAGATTAGCCATTCAAAGTCTGTTCTTTCACTTTCCTGGGTTTTCATTGGGATACTGCTCAATCAAGATCCTGACATCAGAACTTTAGCCAGAATATTTCCTAGAGACAATGCCCTTCGACACATGAGTGCAGATGACTGTTACCAAAAGGGGTTGTCGATAGATAAtaccaatgaaattaccacacGAAGGGTTGGTGCCGAATACGCCAAGTTGAAACGTTATTCGAAAGCAAAATGTTTGCTTGATCGTTCACTTGAAAGGCTGAAGTCTTGGTTTGGTCATCGGTATCGCGGTGTGCTCTATCTATCAATGTACGAAGATCAACAACTTACTGATGGAGAGATCCTGACACAGTTCGGAATCACGTCAAGAACTGACCTTTTGCTCAAGGCAAAAGCAGACTTTGAAAGCGCCCAACAAGAGCGTAATGTTCACGCTGATTTCTCTGACTTGGGTCGCGTCCATTATCTCTTAGGAGAGAAGCGGCAAGCAATAGCAAAATTCAAAAGAGCTTGTGATAGTGAACAGGATGACTATTTCGATGTGTTAGAGACCTACAGCAGGTGGGCTCAGTGCATTGGTGAAGAACAAGTCGAGGATATGGCTGATCTGCGGCGAATTGCGGAAAACCATCGGCAGAAACTCATCGCAACGCCTCTGGATACTAACGGAGACAGTTTCAGCGACGACTTCGAGCATTACAGTAGGAGCACAATCCACGGACATGTGCGTCTTTTGACTCCTACTGACTTCTGGGTGGCGTCGGCCACCGGTCGGACCCGACATAACCCCATGCCCTACCGGGGTCCAACTCCAGTGGGACAGTACAAATATGACTTCTTTCTATCCTTCAACGAGGGGGACCGCATCTGGTGTCTGGCTCTTCTGAGTAAACTCGAGACCGAGTACAAGTTACGTGGGTGCATCGAGCAGAGGGACTTTGTCGTTGGCGCAGAGCAGATCGACAACATAAGGACATTTCTTCGAGATAGTCACCGTTGCATCATCGTCCTGTCGCAGCACTATGTGCAGCATGACGATTCCAAGGCTGTCCTGCGCGAAGCTTTCCGCGTTGCATTCAAAAGAGATGGACCTTATGTCCTGCCCATCGTTCTTACTGACTGTGAGACAGACAAGTTAGATTCGAGGGTGCAGGAAGTTCAGAGTATCCACTGTAACCTCGGACAGATCCCAAACAACCATTGGCTGAACCTTGTGAGTTCCCTCCGACAAGGAAAGGATCTCGCCGTTGATGGCTCCGGAATTCTTGTCTTGATATCACTCCTTTCTTTAATGTGGTCTGAATTTCCTCTAGATTAG